A window of Syngnathoides biaculeatus isolate LvHL_M chromosome 9, ASM1980259v1, whole genome shotgun sequence contains these coding sequences:
- the s1pr5b gene encoding sphingosine 1-phosphate receptor 5b codes for MEASSPAHAGTLPTTSATLSSSASGYLDSFWRYQDKSVILEHYNYTGKLQGQGDRYRDGLRPEGIAFLVVCLLIVLENAVVLLAIWRNKKFHLPMYYLLGNLTLSDLLAGITYMANIVMSGPKTLQLTPLLWFVREGGVFITLAASVISLLAVAIERHVTMVTMRPYHGAKRGRMLALICASWALAAFLGVLPILGWNCIHRLDQCSTVLPLYAKSYILCCVSVFSAVLLAIVVLYARVFRIVRSNTRRQRVGLSGSVRKGLARKSQKYIALLKTVTIVLGVFIACWLPLFLLLLLDFFCPTRSCRLLFKADYFLGVAMVNSLLNPIIYTLTSKDMRRAILRLLCRPCLVTRDGQVKKIGMPFLECSFSKTELPSQKLEAGMETTISSGNVATTPSPIKTLYPKVFKS; via the coding sequence ATGGAGGCTTCAAGTCCCGCCCACGCCGGGACTCTCCCGACGACGTCCGCCACGCTCTCCTCCTCCGCTTCCGGCTACCTTGACTCCTTTTGGCGCTACCAGGACAAGTCCGTCATTCTGGAACATTACAACTACACGGGCAAACTCCAGGGGCAGGGGGATCGCTACCGGGACGGCCTCCGGCCCGAGGGCATCGCCTTCCTGGTGGTGTGTCTGCTGATCGTGCTGGAGAACGCCGTGGTTCTGCTGGCCATCTGGAGGAACAAGAAGTTCCACCTGCCCATGTACTACCTCCTGGGGAACCTGACCCTGTCCGATCTTCTGGCCGGGATCACCTACATGGCCAACATCGTCATGTCCGGGCCGAAGACCTTGCAGCTGACGCCGCTGCTGTGGTTCGTCAGGGAGGGGGGCGTCTTCATCACTCTGGCCGCTTCCGTCATCAGCCTGCTGGCCGTCGCCATCGAGCGCCACGTCACCATGGTGACCATGAGGCCGTACCACGGGGCCAAGCGGGGACGCATGTTGGCGCTGATCTGCGCCAGCTGGGCCCTCGCGGCCTTTTTGGGCGTCCTCCCGATCCTGGGATGGAACTGCATCCACAGGCTGGACCAGTGCTCCACCGTGCTTCCTCTGTACGCCAAGAGCTACATCCTGTGCTGCGTTTCGGTCTTCAGCGCCGTCCTCCTGGCCATCGTGGTCCTGTACGCCCGGGTTTTCCGCATCGTGCGCTCCAACACGCGGCGCCAGCGGGTGGGCTTGTCCGGCAGCGTGAGAAAGGGCTTGGCCAGGAAGTCCCAAAAGTACATCGCCCTGCTCAAGACGGTCACCATCGTGCTGGGCGTCTTCATCGCCTGCTGGCtgcccctcttcctcctcctcctcctggactTCTTCTGCCCGACACGCAGCTGCCGCCTCCTCTTCAAGGCCGACTACTTCCTGGGAGTGGCGATGGTCAACTCGCTGCTCAACCCCATCATCTACACGCTGACCAGCAAGGACATGCGGCGAGCCATCCTGAGGCTGCTCTGTCGGCCGTGTCTCGTGACCCGGGACGGGCAGGTGAAGAAGATCGGCATGCCCTTCCTGGAGTGCAGTTTCAGCAAGACGGAGTTGCCCTCCCAGAAGTTGGAGGCGGGGATGGAGACCACAATCTCCTCCGGGAACGTGGCCACCACCCCGTCCCCCATCAAGACCCTCTACCCGAAGGTTTTCAAGTCCTAA